The Treponema succinifaciens DSM 2489 region CCTCAAGAATTTTGCAGGCGTCGGGAACATTCTGTATATAGACAAGGTTCGGATTTACAAGTTTCAGGTTTTCCTCTTGCAAGTCGCTTCCGGATTCTGAAATAACTCCGTCTATAATTCTTAATACCGGAATGAGGTCTTCTGTTATTCTTTCGCAAACAAGAATTGTTTTGTGGTTCAGTTTTACAGTGTCGCGGATTTCAACAATGTCTTCTGCGTGGATTATTCTTCCGCAGATTTTTTGTTTTTCACTGTTGCAGAATCCGAATGAAGTTCCTCTTGCAATTATGTTTCCAACAACAAGTACTCGGATTGTGTTTACCATAAGCGGACTTGAAAGCGGAATTCCTGCGCACACAACAACTCTGTCTGAAAGTTTTACGAGGTTGTTTTCAATTGCAAGTTTTACAGCATTCTGAATCATCATGTCTGAATCTCCTGCGATTCTGCAAAGAACCGGAGTTACACCCCACTGAATCATAAGCTGACGCTGAACTTTTTTATTTGGAGTTACAGCAATTACAATTTGCTCTGGACGAAAACTTCCAATCATTCTTGCAGTGTTTCCATGCAGTGTCGGAATTATTATTGCTTTTGCCTTTATGTTCTTTGAAAGTTTGTATGCGCTGTGTGCAACCATGTGTCCTACTTCTGTTCCGGGAACATAGTCGGAATCTATTTTTCTCATGTGCTCTTTGTATTCAAGAGAATCTTCTGTTGTGCGGGCAATCAGCGCCATTGTCTTTACAGATTCAACTGGATATTTTCCGCCAGCAGTTTCCCCGGAAAGCATGAGCGCATCTGTTCCGTCAAAAATTGCGTTTGCAACATCAGTAAGCTCTGCTCTTGTAGGCCGCGGATTTACAATCATTGAATCGAGCATTTGCGTTGCCGTGATTACAGGTTTTCCGGCGGTATGGCAGCATCTTATAATGGCTTTTTGCGCGAGCGGAATTCTTTCTGTAGGAAGCTGGACTCCCAAATCTCCGCGCGCAACCATTATTCCATCTGCCTCGCGTGTGATTTTTTCAATGTTGTTTAAGCCTTCTTCATTTTCGATTTTTGCAATGACACGGGCTTTTGCGCCTACAGATTTTAAGTATTCTTTAATCTGTACAACTTCTTCCGGGAAACTTACAAAGCTCGCCGCAACAAAATCAATGTCCTGTGTTGCCCCGAACTTTAAATCTTCCTTGTCTTTGTCTGACATGATTGGAAGCCCGGCATGAACTCCGATTAAGTTTACATTTTTTCTGCTTCCAAAAGTTCCGGCGTTTGAAGCCTTGCATATAATTTCTTCGCCTTCAACTTTCTGAACAACAAGTTCAATCAGTCCATCGGCTATTAAGATTTTTATTCCCGATGAAACTTTTTTTGTGGCTTCTTTCCATGAAATTGAAATTCTGCACGGCTTACCTTCCGAAGCATTTACGCAAGTGCAGTCGTCTGTTGTAACAATTACGGTTTCACCTGCGGAAAGATTGATGTTGTTTGTGCCGTCTATAAGTCCAGTGCGGATTTCGGGACCTTTTGTGTCCAAAAGAATTGCAACAGGTACATCTATTTCTGCAGAAACTCTGCGAACCCTGTCCATTGCTTGCTTGTGCCAGTCATAAGTTCCGTGCGAAAAGTTGAATCTGGCTATGTTCATTCCTGCTTTTATCATTTCGCGGATTGTGTCATCGTTGTCGCAGGCAGGTCCGATTGAGCATACGATTTTTGTTTTTCTTGTAAGCATTTTGTTCTCCGATAAAAAATTATTCAGCAATGTATCGCGCGCGGCTTGTTTCTGTTTCAAAAACATCGATTGCATAAAGCCATGCTTTTTTTCCGTCTGTTTTTTTTAGCAAAGGAATTCCTTCTATGATATGATTGTATATGTAAACGGCGATTCTTTCTGCGCTTGGATTTTGCTCAAAGAATTCTATGTCGTTTAAATTTGTATGGTCAATTTTGCCGCAAACTTCACGTAGAGTTTTTTTCAGCTTTGTAAAATCCAAAAGCATTCCACCTCTATCAAGTTCTGTTCCGCGGACGTGCGCATAAACTTTGTAATTGTGTCCGTGAAGATTTTCGCATTTTCCGTTGTAGTCTCTTAAAAAATGCGCCGCGCTAAAATCAGCAGTAACTCTAACTTCAAACATATCGATTTTTATTATACAGTTTTTGCCGTTCTATGAAAATTGAATTTTCAAACTTCTTTCATTTGTTTTTCAAAAATGAAATAGCCAGGCTTTGCAAAAACGGTTATAATTTAATGTCATTATCAGGCTCGACCCCGATAATCTAATGGAGTTCTACAACAGATTCCCATGTCGTGGCATGGGAATGACAATAAAATGTTTGTTTTTATGAAAAAGCTTTTGTTTTTGATTTTAATTCTGTTTGCCTTCGTTTTTTCTTTTGCGGATGATTCTGATTTTTCACAGCCTTATGAAGAAAAAGTTTTAGTGTCTTTTGGAAGTTCCAGAAAAAAATTGCCGGAACCCAAGCAGAAAATTGTGCGTGAAAAGAGTTTTCCGTTTTTCTCTAAATATAACTTTTCAGATAGGACAGAAATTTCAGAAGAGGAAGCCATGAAACTAATCGGCGGAATTTCAGAAAACAAATCAGTCATAAAAAAGGAAAAATTCTGGTACTGGGCAACTGTTGTGAATGCCGCGACTGCAGGCGGACTTTCCGTAGGATGTATTGATGCGGACAGCACAAAAGAACTTGGCGCATTTGGAATTCCTGACGCAATTTTCTTTTTGGGAGCAGTTGCAACAAATCGCATTTCTGCCCATTACGAAAAAAAATCCCTGCAAAATTACAATGATTATGTTGAAGAATATAATAAAAGGATAGCAAATTACGTTGAAAATATAACAGAATGAAATTTTGTTGACAAGAAGAATAACATATTGTTATAATATGGATAAGGAGTATTTTTATGAGAAAGTTTCTTTTAGGTTTTATTTTGCTTCTTTGCTTTTCTGTTTTTGTGCAGGAAAATGAAAACTGCGGAATTGTTTTTTCTACTCAGTCAGTTTTTCAAAAAATGGTTCAGCATGATGGACTTTTTTCTTTGGACAAATTTCAGTTTGCTGGCGGAAAAAATGCAGAAATCAAAACAGACCTTGACGCTTCCTTGCGCATTATTGAAGAAGCTAAGTTTTTGTCAGAAAAAGCTGATTTTTGCCGGAACATGAGTTGGGCTTCTTTTATGGGCGCGGTCGGCTGTACTGCAATTGGCGCATTAAACAACAATCTTTCTTGTGATACAGACAACGCTTTGTTTGACATTGTTTCCAATTGTGTGCTTTCACTTTTTTATTTTCCTTTGTGCGAATCTTCCTACAGAAATGGCGCGGCTGAAAAATATAATCAGTTTGGTTTAATTGATTGACAAAGAAAATAACGCGCGTTACAGAATATGCACAGGAAATTTTTCTTTTTAAAGACCAGTCGCTTCGTCAATACCCATCATTATGTTCATGCACTGGACAGCCGCTCCGCTTGCGCCTTTTCCGAGGTTGTCAAAACGGCTCGTTATTGTAATTCGCTCGTCGTTTCCGCAGACAAAAATCTGCATATTGTTTGTTCCTGACAATGTGTTTGCCGCGATAAAATTGTCCTGCAAAATTCCTTCACCAAGAAAATCCGCGGTTTTTACAAAATGGCAGCCCTTGTAATGCTCCTTGAATGTTTCGCAGATTTCTTTTGCGCTCATTTTCTTTTCCAAAAGCCTTGAATAAAGCGAAATTGTAACTGTCATTCCCTGAAAATAATCGCATACATAAGGATTGAAAATTGGCTTGTAATTTAAGCCGCTTACCTTTTGCATTTCTGGCAAGTGCTTGTGTTCCTGTGTGAGGGCATAAAGGCGCGGACTTTTTAGCTCTGGATTGCGGTTTGAATCTTCGTATTGCGCGATTGCTTTTTTTCCGGCTCCTGAATATCCAGAAACCGCATGGCAGACAATCGGATAATCCGCAGAAATTATTCCATGTTTTACAAGCGGAAAGCAAATTGAGGCGAATCCTGAAGCATAGCAACCAGGCGCTGCGACTCTGCTTGAATTTATAATTTTTTCACGGTGCGCAGGGGAAAGCTCAGGAAATCCATAAGCCCAGTCAGGGTTTATACGGTGCGCTGTAGAAGCGTCTATGATTTTTGTCTTTGGATTTGTGCAAAGACTTACGGCTTCTATGCTGGCGGCATCCGGAAGGCATAAAAATGTAAAATCAGACTCGTTGATAAACTTTGCGCGTTCTGCAGAGTCTTTGCGTTTGTCTTCATCGATAAGCAGGATTTCAATGTCTTTTCTGTTTTCAAAACGTTCAAAAATTTTTAAGCCTGTAGTTCCTTCTTTTCCGTCGATAAAGATTTTGTATGCCATAAGACGCCTCTTTTTGATGTAACTTTATAAAGTTAGTTTTTTTTATAGGATATATAGAATAAAAACTTAGATTGTGCATCAAGTGCTGAAATGATATACTTTAGGAATGAAAGATTCAATATTTATGAAAAAAATTGTTTTTAACTTTTTAGTTGCTTTTGCTTCAGTTTGCTTTTTTTCATGCGTGTCAACAAAGGTTGAAGTTCCAGACAATGCTTCAAGTCTTGAAATAATTCAGCTTGCACAGACTGCATTGGACAAGGGGAGCACAAAAAAATCTTTGCAGTATTATGAAATTCTTTTGCAGCGTTACGGAATGAACACTGCCATTTATATAGAAGGCCGCTACGAAATTGCGCATATTTATGTTAAGCAGAAAAAATACAGCAAGGCAGAGCCAATCATAAATGAAATTCTTGAAATTTATAATGCAAGCCAGCCTGGACAGTTTCCCGGCGCATACAGAAAACTTGTCCAGAAAGACTTTGAAAAAATTCAAAACAGAAAACGCAATTAATCCGCGGATTTTCCTTTTTCATCAGGAACGATAATGCAGTCGAGCGTGATTCCTTTTTCACTTGCAAGCTGCATTACTTTTTCCTGCGTTATTTTTCTTGGACCTCTTGGCTTTGGATGCGGTTCAGCGTCTCCAAGAAGAATGATTTTTCTTTGCGCGTCATTTCTCCATTCATAGAAATTTATTGAAGCAAAAAGAGCTTCATGCACAGCTTCTGGAATGTCGCCGCCTTCGTTTCCGTGGATTATGACGGAATCCAATTGCTTTTTGATTTTTTCAGGCTCTCTTGTAAAGTCAAAGAATTTTACAGGAAGTCCTTTGTGGTTATAGGAGTCGTTGTAATCCCTGTAAAGCAAAAGCGCAATTCTTAAGTCTTCAAATTCCTTTGCCTGTTCGATAAACTCTGGAATCCATTTTTTGCGAAGAACTTCCATGTCGTCTTTCATGCTGCCGGTTGTGTCTATTGCAAGCACGATGTCCGCTCTTGTCTTCGGCGTGATTCTTTCTACGGAATCCAGTAAGTCCTGAACAAGATTTTCCGGCTTGGAATAATACAAAAATCCGCCGCCTTCATTTGCAAGCTGCGAAAATTTTTCTACCGCCAAAGGATTGTAGTCGTCTGTTAAAATCGGCTTTTCTTCTTTCTGCGGAATTATTTGCGGCTCTTCATTTACTTCTGGCTCTGGAATTTCTTCAAGCGCGGCTTCGGCTTTTGTAGGCTCTTTTTCCTTTGGAGCTTTACCTATGTCGAACATAAACGGATTGTCCATGTATTTGCCAGTGTAGTCGCCGTAAGGTTTTTCAAATGTGCGGATATTTATAAAAACACCTTTCCCTATTTGAACAGAACCGTTGCGCGACCAAGGATAGCCAAAATAAATCGTGTTTGGAATAAAAATGTGGAATGCTTGTCCAAGCTCAGGATGATTTTCTACAGTTGAAGAAATCAGGCTGTATTTTGAATATTCAGAATGAAGCTCTTTTCCGTCCAAGTAGCGGATTTCGTTTCCGTTTGTTTCGTTCCATTCTGTGGCGCGGTAAGCGTAGTTTGGCTCTTTTCCGTTTGGATCTTTTGTGGTTTCAACCAGCATTACGCTGCTTATTGCAGGCTTCTTCCTTATAAAAAGATCAACTCCTTCACGTTCGCCCGAATCTGAAAATCTTTCCTTTACTGATATGTCGTTTGCCAGAATTTGCATTTGCGGCAGTTCAACAATCCGAGTCTGCTGTGCAAAGGCAATTCCTAGTGAGATTATGGTAAAGAACAAAATGCGCTTTTTCATGATTTTATTATCGGAGTGTATTTCCTTGAGATGAAGTGTAAAATTTATTTATGCTAAAAGAAGAGAATATTTTTACAAAAATGTTTTGGATTTATACGTTGAAAATTGAAAAATGTGTGATATAATAATAGTCTATAAAAATTTTAGTTTTCAAGAACAGGTTTAGCATTTTAATTATGCCGTAAATAGTTCCAATTTAAAAATAAAGGCGAAGGTATTTTGGACACAAACAAAATTAAAAATTCAGATTTTTCTCAAGTTGATATTTCTTATTTTTTTAACAATGATGAAAATATTAAAAATGAAATTATTCAGACTGGAATTATTGTTTTTACAGATTATCAGCAGAAACTTATAAAAAAACTTCAGGATGCGCTTGAAAAGACTGCTCCAGACAGACTGGCACGGCTTCAGGAAAGGCTTGATGACGTTACAAGTCTTGCTCAAGCGATTGCCCGCTTTCCGTCTTTGCTTGAGCGGGTGAACACAACAACTTCCACAAGAACGCCGATGGCTTTGGTTGAAAGCATTATTTCGTATCAAGAGGAAGGCGATACTGTTCTTCACATGCCGTCAAAAGCTATTCTAGGAAAAGGATTTCTTGTGGCGAAAATACACACTTTTTTTTCAATGTCGAAGCTTGCAAAAAATTACGCCCTAATGGATGAAAAAGAAGTCAAGAAGTATTATGACGAAACTGTTTCCATGATGTTTACACTTATGGCGGAAGATGTCTACATGAACCTTATAAAAGACAAGTCTGTTTCTATTGATTTGCGCCGTGAACTTGCCAATTCCCTTATAATCCTTTGGGAGCACAGAAGCGACCAGACAATTTCTGATATTGCGCCTGTTTTGCAGGCTGTTTGGTCTACTCGCCGCCGTCTTGCTCCCGCTTTTGGCTCCATGATGGGAACGAGTGAGCTTATGATGGTTACGTTCCAGATGGACGATCAGTGGGGCGCATTTATAAAGGAAAAACTTAGCGAACCGGATGTTGCACAGGCAATGGAGGAATTCCTGTTCGGAGTTTCTTATGAGCAAATTTTGCGTCTTAAAGGAATTTTGCGTGATCAAGGCGTAAAGTCGATTGGACGTGATGAAGTAAGTTCATATCTTGGCGAGCGTGTAAAAACAGACATAAACCTTGACTATAGAGATTTTTATCTTTTGTATACAGTTCGCCGTGATAATGCAAGGGCAAGGCAAAGGCTTCATATTGAAGGTCCGAAAAATACGCTTGAAGACCACTTTATCCGTTTTATAATGGAAAAAAATCAGGAAAAGCAGAAAAATGATACTTTTGCAAAAAATTGAATTTCTTTAATATGTTGCGGGTAAAAAAATGAGCGAAGACGAAAATAAAAGACAATATCAGTTTGGAGAAAAATTAAGAGCTGTCCGTGAAAGAAAGCATTTGACATTAAAAGCTGTGGCGGCGCACGCAAAAGTTAGTGAAAGTCTCGTTTCCCAGATTGAGCGGAATAAAG contains the following coding sequences:
- the pyk gene encoding pyruvate kinase, which gives rise to MLTRKTKIVCSIGPACDNDDTIREMIKAGMNIARFNFSHGTYDWHKQAMDRVRRVSAEIDVPVAILLDTKGPEIRTGLIDGTNNINLSAGETVIVTTDDCTCVNASEGKPCRISISWKEATKKVSSGIKILIADGLIELVVQKVEGEEIICKASNAGTFGSRKNVNLIGVHAGLPIMSDKDKEDLKFGATQDIDFVAASFVSFPEEVVQIKEYLKSVGAKARVIAKIENEEGLNNIEKITREADGIMVARGDLGVQLPTERIPLAQKAIIRCCHTAGKPVITATQMLDSMIVNPRPTRAELTDVANAIFDGTDALMLSGETAGGKYPVESVKTMALIARTTEDSLEYKEHMRKIDSDYVPGTEVGHMVAHSAYKLSKNIKAKAIIIPTLHGNTARMIGSFRPEQIVIAVTPNKKVQRQLMIQWGVTPVLCRIAGDSDMMIQNAVKLAIENNLVKLSDRVVVCAGIPLSSPLMVNTIRVLVVGNIIARGTSFGFCNSEKQKICGRIIHAEDIVEIRDTVKLNHKTILVCERITEDLIPVLRIIDGVISESGSDLQEENLKLVNPNLVYIQNVPDACKILEDNLSVSIDGEQGLIYEGAIC
- the queD gene encoding 6-carboxytetrahydropterin synthase QueD; amino-acid sequence: MFEVRVTADFSAAHFLRDYNGKCENLHGHNYKVYAHVRGTELDRGGMLLDFTKLKKTLREVCGKIDHTNLNDIEFFEQNPSAERIAVYIYNHIIEGIPLLKKTDGKKAWLYAIDVFETETSRARYIAE
- the argC gene encoding N-acetyl-gamma-glutamyl-phosphate reductase, with the translated sequence MAYKIFIDGKEGTTGLKIFERFENRKDIEILLIDEDKRKDSAERAKFINESDFTFLCLPDAASIEAVSLCTNPKTKIIDASTAHRINPDWAYGFPELSPAHREKIINSSRVAAPGCYASGFASICFPLVKHGIISADYPIVCHAVSGYSGAGKKAIAQYEDSNRNPELKSPRLYALTQEHKHLPEMQKVSGLNYKPIFNPYVCDYFQGMTVTISLYSRLLEKKMSAKEICETFKEHYKGCHFVKTADFLGEGILQDNFIAANTLSGTNNMQIFVCGNDERITITSRFDNLGKGASGAAVQCMNIMMGIDEATGL
- a CDS encoding lipoprotein, giving the protein MKDSIFMKKIVFNFLVAFASVCFFSCVSTKVEVPDNASSLEIIQLAQTALDKGSTKKSLQYYEILLQRYGMNTAIYIEGRYEIAHIYVKQKKYSKAEPIINEILEIYNASQPGQFPGAYRKLVQKDFEKIQNRKRN
- a CDS encoding vWA domain-containing protein; the protein is MKKRILFFTIISLGIAFAQQTRIVELPQMQILANDISVKERFSDSGEREGVDLFIRKKPAISSVMLVETTKDPNGKEPNYAYRATEWNETNGNEIRYLDGKELHSEYSKYSLISSTVENHPELGQAFHIFIPNTIYFGYPWSRNGSVQIGKGVFINIRTFEKPYGDYTGKYMDNPFMFDIGKAPKEKEPTKAEAALEEIPEPEVNEEPQIIPQKEEKPILTDDYNPLAVEKFSQLANEGGGFLYYSKPENLVQDLLDSVERITPKTRADIVLAIDTTGSMKDDMEVLRKKWIPEFIEQAKEFEDLRIALLLYRDYNDSYNHKGLPVKFFDFTREPEKIKKQLDSVIIHGNEGGDIPEAVHEALFASINFYEWRNDAQRKIILLGDAEPHPKPRGPRKITQEKVMQLASEKGITLDCIIVPDEKGKSAD